From Halapricum desulfuricans, a single genomic window includes:
- a CDS encoding coenzyme F420-0:L-glutamate ligase, translated as MSELTFHGLDIGRVQPNDDLVGRIVETTAEEYPLADGDIVVVTAKVVSFAENRLVEADEVEVTDRDHRVADVTGIDPREVAVIYDESEVIGAVPIAEIGEDVLLEHAVDPEAAQEALADVPAMLVTERNGRLCTNAGVDWSNSPDGMMTLLPDDPDESARRLREGIEAQTDADVAVVLADSEIAGPGSMDLAIGCAGIEAIDSNFGQTDLYGAPKVGGVDLIADELTAGSALLFGQADEQIPVTVVRGLEYEDGEGVPNSGGVVRRGLRKSIQLTARLKAREWF; from the coding sequence ATGTCAGAACTAACATTCCACGGGCTTGATATTGGGCGGGTCCAGCCAAACGACGATCTCGTCGGCCGTATCGTCGAAACGACGGCTGAAGAGTATCCCCTGGCAGACGGTGACATCGTCGTCGTTACCGCGAAGGTCGTATCGTTCGCCGAGAATCGACTTGTCGAAGCTGATGAGGTCGAAGTTACTGACCGCGACCACCGAGTGGCCGATGTCACCGGCATTGATCCACGGGAAGTGGCCGTCATCTACGATGAAAGCGAGGTCATCGGTGCGGTCCCGATCGCAGAGATCGGCGAAGACGTGCTGTTGGAACACGCTGTCGACCCTGAAGCGGCGCAGGAAGCACTTGCTGACGTTCCAGCGATGCTCGTGACCGAGCGTAACGGTCGACTCTGTACGAACGCGGGTGTCGATTGGTCAAACAGTCCGGACGGGATGATGACGCTGCTGCCGGACGATCCCGACGAGAGTGCCCGTCGCCTCCGCGAAGGGATCGAAGCACAGACAGACGCAGACGTGGCCGTCGTCCTGGCTGACTCGGAAATTGCCGGCCCGGGTTCGATGGATCTGGCGATCGGCTGTGCAGGGATCGAAGCGATCGATAGCAACTTTGGACAGACAGATCTATATGGTGCGCCGAAGGTCGGCGGCGTTGACCTCATCGCAGACGAACTTACTGCCGGGTCAGCATTGCTGTTCGGACAGGCGGACGAACAGATCCCCGTCACGGTCGTCCGCGGACTGGAGTATGAGGATGGAGAGGGTGTGCCGAATTCAGGCGGGGTCGTCCGCCGCGGACTTCGCAAGAGCATACAGTTGACGGCTCGCCTGAAGGCCCGTGAATGGTTCTGA
- a CDS encoding helix-turn-helix domain-containing protein: MTTDPQTLLKAVKEGEMTDAGGMTTTQDVADVVSDSYETVAEKLRDLERDGAIESKTFGNERVWVVPADTDVADTEPAGTPIPTDTRAPLER, translated from the coding sequence ATGACAACAGACCCACAAACACTTCTCAAGGCGGTGAAAGAAGGGGAGATGACTGATGCTGGGGGGATGACGACAACGCAAGATGTTGCGGATGTCGTCTCGGACTCCTACGAGACGGTGGCCGAGAAGTTACGTGATCTGGAACGGGACGGAGCTATCGAAAGCAAAACATTCGGAAACGAGCGCGTCTGGGTCGTCCCCGCGGACACTGATGTCGCTGATACAGAGCCAGCCGGGACGCCCATTCCGACTGATACACGAGCTCCACTCGAGCGATGA
- a CDS encoding MBL fold metallo-hydrolase has translation MVHSDWGDWLPRAIEDADPDGVAIWYLGCNGFALKADDGTTLFVDPYLGTGDPPRTVRMIPVPFDPEDVGPVDAVLATHEHSDHVHGESTAPLLADSDASFYAPDDSLAVAREAGWDDRWDLDTDQYVEVEDGDTFELGSLTVNVEPANDPDATHPVAYVFEHDAGTFVHGGDARPGAFESVGETYDIDVGALAFGSAGMIQDKQTREPKYTKWYNDENEIIEAATELQLETLVPTHWDMWKGLNADPAVLHHHARSFEYPEQVNVIEIGDRFDL, from the coding sequence ATGGTACACAGCGACTGGGGAGACTGGCTCCCGCGTGCGATTGAGGACGCTGATCCCGACGGCGTCGCGATCTGGTATCTCGGCTGCAACGGCTTCGCTCTCAAGGCCGACGACGGGACGACGCTGTTCGTCGATCCCTATCTCGGCACTGGTGATCCGCCCCGAACAGTCCGGATGATTCCGGTACCGTTCGATCCCGAGGACGTCGGTCCCGTCGACGCGGTACTGGCCACTCACGAACACAGTGACCACGTCCACGGCGAGTCGACCGCGCCACTCCTCGCCGATTCGGACGCATCCTTCTACGCACCGGACGACAGCCTCGCGGTCGCACGCGAGGCGGGCTGGGACGATCGGTGGGATCTCGATACCGATCAGTACGTCGAGGTCGAGGACGGCGATACCTTCGAACTCGGATCGCTGACGGTCAACGTCGAGCCCGCGAACGACCCGGACGCGACCCACCCTGTCGCCTACGTTTTCGAACACGACGCCGGAACGTTCGTCCACGGCGGCGACGCCCGTCCCGGGGCCTTCGAGTCCGTCGGCGAGACCTACGACATCGATGTGGGGGCACTGGCGTTCGGCAGCGCCGGGATGATTCAGGACAAACAGACTCGCGAACCCAAATACACCAAGTGGTACAACGACGAAAACGAGATTATTGAGGCCGCGACCGAGCTCCAACTTGAGACGCTCGTGCCGACTCACTGGGATATGTGGAAAGGATTGAATGCCGATCCAGCCGTTCTGCATCACCATGCTCGGAGTTTCGAGTATCCCGAGCAGGTCAACGTCATCGAGATCGGCGATCGATTCGACCTGTAG
- a CDS encoding universal stress protein, protein MYRALMPIDGSESRGEAQAEAVIGLPNATESVTVTLLYVFDDADQMETTAPDELDGGRVAATRLQDAGIAVEQSSRVGDPATEILAAADELDADQIVLGGRKRSPVGAILFGSVSQSVIVDADRPVTITGDATSHSA, encoded by the coding sequence ATGTACCGGGCGCTGATGCCGATTGATGGGAGTGAGTCACGCGGGGAGGCACAGGCCGAGGCAGTCATTGGGCTCCCGAATGCAACAGAGAGCGTCACCGTAACACTGCTGTACGTGTTTGACGACGCAGACCAGATGGAGACGACTGCTCCCGACGAACTCGACGGTGGACGGGTAGCAGCGACCCGATTACAGGACGCAGGCATCGCCGTTGAGCAATCCTCCCGTGTGGGCGATCCGGCGACGGAAATCCTTGCTGCAGCCGACGAGCTCGACGCCGATCAAATCGTTCTGGGCGGCCGAAAGAGATCACCGGTCGGCGCGATTCTCTTCGGTAGCGTCAGCCAATCCGTGATCGTTGACGCTGATCGACCGGTCACCATCACGGGCGACGCAACGTCACACTCTGCGTAA
- a CDS encoding NusA-like transcription termination signal-binding factor, with protein MTITLSDEARQLIPIIEDETGATVRDCVIDETFDRLLVLVKAGEMARAIGPGGETVRELESQLDRSIKFVEDGPAAEDVIASALAPAAVYNVTISENDDTVAYVEVDQEDTGVAIGKDGRNIDAARTLAKRHFDIDGVELT; from the coding sequence ATGACGATCACGCTCAGCGACGAAGCGCGCCAGCTCATCCCGATTATCGAGGACGAGACCGGTGCGACCGTCCGCGATTGCGTGATCGACGAGACGTTCGATCGGCTGCTCGTGCTGGTGAAAGCCGGCGAGATGGCACGGGCGATCGGCCCTGGCGGCGAAACTGTCCGTGAACTCGAATCGCAACTCGACCGGTCGATCAAGTTCGTCGAGGACGGTCCCGCAGCCGAGGACGTCATCGCCAGCGCACTCGCTCCCGCCGCGGTGTACAACGTCACGATCAGCGAGAACGACGACACCGTCGCCTACGTCGAAGTCGATCAGGAAGACACCGGCGTCGCGATCGGCAAGGACGGCCGCAACATCGATGCCGCGCGAACGCTGGCGAAACGACACTTCGATATCGACGGCGTCGAGTTGACCTGA
- a CDS encoding DNA-directed RNA polymerase subunit A'', whose protein sequence is MSETQYHATDRFEYVDEDVEVLVEDTDLPRRLKNELYETIDDRGGMDLDAVEEIASAVESRYVDTRVDPLDPVGTVSAQSIGEPGTQMSVPYDEDVLVRRDGETDVTEIGSLIDGLMDVRETADVDGHEVTSGPEGMEVLSLRADERTEWKPLEQVSRHEAPDELLRFELESGRSIRATRAHSFVTRQDNEVVPVAGDDLDEGDWLPVVRSFDSDQQETVDLREHLPTSDYWYTSALTDGGTATLPGGEDQIRNKRQALEAGDLDEHAVYPVQGTVGLPERFPLDEETGFFLGAFLAEGSLTDHYVSISNVEETFQNRVRAFAGRFDLSVNEYENDSGFATGYDIRVNGTVLVDFLRATCTEDGSKVVPDFAFGATTEFVRGLLSGYFSGDGNVSKNAVRASSTSDELVDGVSLLLSRFDIYATFGQQDDSKTLRVPKKFVPAFADRVGMVGERGSELAALATEVDVDGPDASDQIPNFGESLKTAAKEAGIPSRQINSAHKRQRIGRNRLASLVEMIDERTDENPSELDTLEQAVDGDIVWERIESIETIEPNHEYVYDFSVTGLETFTTAQGVVTHNTMNTFHYAGVAEIDVTQGLPRLIELVDARKTPDTPMMTVHLEDEYATERERAHEVVWKIEATKILALGDISTNVADMLVQIDLNPDTLAERWPTVDDVEVVAEEIASTIEGALGVQTRQSGTAIEFGPEEPSYRDLLQLVEDLREIVFKGIEDVSRVVIRKEDTEEGEEFVLYTEGSALGDVLDIEGVDASRTTCNNIHEIYRQLGVEAAREAIINETMDTLAEQGLDDVNVRHLMLVADIMTNDGEIESIGRHGISGNKDSVLARAAFEVTVSHLLDAAIHGEVDGLDGVTENVIVGKPIKLGTGDVDLRMNPGKGGSAD, encoded by the coding sequence CCCTACGATGAGGACGTTCTCGTCCGGCGCGACGGCGAGACTGACGTCACCGAGATCGGCTCGCTGATCGATGGCCTCATGGACGTACGTGAGACCGCCGACGTCGACGGTCACGAAGTTACGTCCGGCCCAGAGGGCATGGAAGTGCTCTCGTTGCGTGCAGACGAGCGTACCGAATGGAAACCGCTCGAACAGGTGAGTCGCCACGAAGCACCGGACGAACTGCTCCGGTTCGAGCTTGAATCGGGGCGGTCGATCCGAGCGACGAGAGCACACTCGTTCGTGACTCGACAGGACAACGAGGTCGTACCCGTCGCGGGCGATGACCTCGACGAGGGCGACTGGCTGCCAGTCGTCCGGTCGTTTGACAGCGACCAGCAGGAAACTGTCGACCTTCGCGAGCACCTCCCGACGAGCGACTACTGGTACACGTCGGCGCTGACCGATGGCGGGACAGCCACACTGCCGGGTGGTGAAGATCAGATCCGGAACAAACGCCAGGCGCTCGAAGCTGGCGACCTCGACGAACACGCCGTCTACCCGGTACAGGGAACTGTAGGGCTACCCGAACGGTTCCCGCTCGACGAGGAGACCGGATTCTTCCTCGGCGCGTTCCTCGCTGAAGGGAGCCTGACAGATCACTACGTCTCGATTTCGAACGTCGAAGAGACGTTCCAGAATCGCGTTCGCGCGTTCGCTGGGCGCTTCGACCTCTCGGTGAACGAGTACGAGAACGACAGCGGATTCGCGACTGGCTATGACATCCGCGTCAACGGCACCGTTCTGGTGGACTTCCTGCGAGCCACCTGTACTGAGGACGGTTCGAAGGTCGTTCCGGACTTCGCGTTCGGTGCGACGACTGAGTTTGTCCGTGGCCTGCTCTCAGGCTACTTCAGCGGCGACGGGAACGTCAGCAAAAACGCCGTTCGGGCCAGTTCGACAAGCGACGAACTGGTCGATGGTGTTTCCCTGCTCCTGTCACGATTCGACATCTACGCGACCTTCGGGCAGCAGGACGATTCCAAGACGCTTCGCGTCCCGAAGAAGTTCGTCCCGGCATTCGCGGATCGAGTTGGGATGGTCGGCGAGCGTGGCAGCGAACTGGCTGCGCTGGCCACTGAAGTCGATGTCGACGGACCGGACGCGAGTGACCAGATTCCGAACTTCGGCGAGTCGCTGAAAACCGCTGCCAAGGAAGCTGGAATTCCCTCGCGTCAGATCAACAGTGCCCACAAGCGCCAGCGGATCGGGCGCAACCGTCTTGCTTCGCTCGTCGAGATGATCGACGAGCGGACTGACGAGAATCCGTCGGAACTCGACACACTTGAACAGGCTGTCGATGGCGATATCGTCTGGGAACGGATCGAATCGATCGAGACGATCGAACCCAACCACGAGTACGTCTACGACTTCTCGGTGACCGGACTGGAGACGTTCACCACGGCACAGGGCGTCGTGACCCACAACACCATGAACACGTTCCACTACGCGGGGGTCGCCGAGATCGACGTGACCCAGGGGCTGCCGCGACTCATCGAACTGGTGGACGCCCGGAAGACCCCGGACACCCCGATGATGACGGTCCACCTCGAGGACGAGTACGCGACCGAGCGCGAGCGTGCCCACGAGGTCGTCTGGAAGATCGAGGCGACAAAGATCCTCGCACTGGGGGACATCTCGACGAACGTCGCGGACATGCTCGTCCAGATCGACCTCAATCCCGACACACTGGCTGAACGGTGGCCAACGGTCGACGACGTCGAGGTCGTCGCCGAGGAGATCGCCTCGACTATCGAGGGCGCGCTGGGCGTCCAGACTCGCCAGTCCGGCACAGCCATCGAGTTCGGTCCCGAGGAGCCGTCCTACCGGGACCTGCTGCAGCTGGTCGAGGACCTGCGTGAGATCGTCTTCAAGGGGATCGAGGACGTCTCCCGCGTCGTCATCCGCAAGGAGGACACGGAAGAGGGCGAGGAGTTCGTCCTGTACACCGAGGGATCAGCCCTCGGCGACGTCCTGGACATCGAGGGCGTCGACGCCTCCCGGACGACGTGTAACAACATCCACGAGATCTATCGCCAGCTGGGCGTCGAGGCCGCCCGCGAGGCGATTATCAACGAGACGATGGACACCCTCGCGGAACAGGGGCTTGACGACGTCAACGTCCGTCACCTGATGTTGGTCGCGGACATCATGACCAACGATGGCGAGATCGAGTCGATCGGTCGCCACGGCATCTCCGGCAACAAGGACAGCGTCCTGGCGCGAGCGGCCTTCGAAGTCACCGTCTCGCACCTGCTCGACGCCGCGATCCACGGCGAGGTCGACGGACTCGACGGTGTCACTGAGAACGTCATCGTCGGCAAGCCGATCAAGCTCGGTACCGGCGACGTGGACCTGCGGATGAACCCCGGCAAGGGCGGCTCCGCAGACTGA